GGATAGCCTACTGTCACGCGCTGAACACCAAGCTAAAACATTAGCACATTCTTTTCAGCCCTACAGTAAGCTTTTGTCACAAGATCGACTTACTTCAGCACAAAAAGACGAATTAATCCTTTTGATGAGACAATTGCCAGATGATCCTCAGTTGATGAATGCATTTAAAAAAGAATATCCCGATTTTGCAAAACAAGCAGAGTATTTCATACAAAATAATGAGCAGCAAATACAATGCATAAGAATCATCGATAAAGAATTAGATCTATAAAAGGTGAACCATGTTAGATAGAGAAGATGACGAAGTAGCTTTAATTAATCAGTCGAGGGCTGAACATTTAAATAATTATGAAATAGCCTTTTATGAATCAATACAAAGTCTCAAATCGATTACTCTTTTATTAAAAGGGCTTTATGGACAAATGAATGAAGAGCGTGAAGTCATTACACTGGCATCCGGCCAAATGACACACTCCGTGAAACAATTTGAACAGCATCTGATTCAATTTGAATCCTTTGAAAAAACATGCAAACAAAAGGTAATAGAGCATATTAAGACCGATTTAAAACAAAATATTCGCGAAACCGCTCAAACAATAGCCCAAGAAGTGACTCATCTTGCTTATGAGTCCATTAATCAAAGCATTAGCTCTTTGTGTCAGTTAAGTAAAGAGCTAACAGAACATCGAGCACTTCAGAAAAGCTCTAGAGGATGGAGTACAGCCTTATTCCTCTCTGCAGCTTTATTAGGAGGTATTCTAAGTGGCTTTACTCTCCATTATTTAACAGCGCCCTCTAAAGAGTTAAAAGTGAAGTTAGCTGCAGGAGAAGCTTTAATGCGTTCATGGAACAAATTAACTAAAACCGAGCAAGAAAAAATCTTCCCAAACAAAGCTAATTAGATGTCGCGTATACTGCCTATTAAATACAATTGATAATGAGTAATAGTGCCTACATTAATTTGCCTTTCAATTTAAAGCTCAGTAAGTTCATCGATATATTTATGTTCAGCATTAGTGTTCATTAATGCTTGCTTATTCCTCATATGACCATCCGTACTCGACTCCCAGTCATCAAATGATTTTAATTGAGAGAAATTAAAGCCTAAGGGCATACTTCGTTCAATAAAACCATTAGTTTTTGTTGTTCGAAAGCCTAAATTAAGTGCTAACTGGGTGATGGGATAATGTCCTGGCAAACGGACAAAACAGTGCAAATCTTTTAGCTCCATAATTTGAGGATAGGATACTATTGGACGTGTAACTCGTTGCGCTCCTAACGAAATCCCGTCTCGAATACTGTTGGCGCCATATGAATAATTTTCCCGTGATTCCTCAATTTCTTCTTCACCAAGTTCTAAGGCCACAAGACGGGCCATATCGCTACTTGGACTACGAAAGAAAAATCGAGTGTTTAATAAATCAAATATTTCTTTAGCACCTGCCTGACCATAGACTTTAGTAAGCTGTGAAAAGCTTTGCATACCTAGAAGAAAACAACCGCCAAATTTGCGTACCTCAGCAATTGTTTCACCAAGCAGAGGTAATTTATGAAGACTTGGCAACTCATCACAGATAAACCAGATGCGCCTGTTTCTATCAGGCTTAAGACTTAAAAGAGCAAGGGATGCTTGTGCTAGCCACATTGAAATTAAAGGCTTAAGTGACTTATGTGTTTCACCATTTGATGAAATAAAAAGCCAACCTTTCTGTTGCTCATCTAGAATGTAATCTCGAATAGAAAAAGGTGGTTCCCCCTCCTGGTTCAGTTGAGCTAATGCAGAAAAGGATTTCAAATAGGTTGTAAGGGTTGCCCGAATAGAAATAGCGGTTTTCTCAATTTTAGTACACACTAAAGTTGCTGCGGGAGTTCCTTGTAAATACTCTTCCAAAGCAGAAAATTCATCAGTTAAAATTAATTTCAATAATTTTTCCAAGGAGCAATCAGAATGATGTCGCATTACTGAGCCTAAACATGAAAAAACGGTTCGTGATGCATTAACCCAAAATGGATCAGATTCTCCATGCATGGGAATTAAGCTTTCGGCCATATTTTCAAAATCCGAATCACGAGGCGCCTCTAACCACATATCCCAATTGGCGCAACGCTTATCAAAGGGATTTAAAATAACATCTGAGTCTTCTTGATAATAATGAGGAATAAACGAACAACCTTTGTCATAGACGATCACTCTATCGCCTCTTTTACGAAGACAATCCATTATTTTCATTATGAGTTGGCTTTTTCCGGTCCCTACTGTTCCATGTACCAGAACATGCTGGACCTCACTGTTTTTGATGAGAGGAAATGTATCAATAGTGATATCAGAATGAGCTTTATCGCGAAGAATTTTTTTCCTTACTTCATTAGAATTTTTTAGTTGGCTGCCCCGAACAAATTGGCTATCGCTTTGTGCTTTCCCTCGTTTGATAAAATAATAGGCTAAAACCAATCCGAGAATCAAAGAGAGGCAAAATGCCCAAAAAGCAGATTTTCCAAGCCAATCAATCACTTGGGTTGTATTATCCTGGTAGTATGTATAATGCAAAATGCTGTCCACTGTTTGCTTGTACGCTTTACCCTGAAATGACAGTTCAAAAGTATGTTTTTGGCCTACTAGATTTAAAAAGTGTGCATAATAAAATGCTAGTACATGCGTTATTTTTTCTAAAGGGATAAAAATCCAGGCAAAAAACACTGTAAAAACAATCCAAAGAAAAAGACAAATCATGCTTAGTGTTTTGGTGATTTGATCCCACATACGAAGGTTATGGAAACTTATTTGGCCGCCGCGGGTGTAGTTTTTGAAGTTGGGTGCCTTACTCATCAGCTACTCTCTATCTCTTTACGAAAGAAATTTGATATCGCTTTTGACAACACACTCACTCCGATTCGGCTGATCTCCATATTTACCCCTAAAGTGGTGGCAATGGCTGCTATGATTAAACAGGGTATGGTTGAGAAAAAGACAACATCCTCTTCAAAGAGTGGAATAAAAAGGAAGGCGCACATTCCAAAAATCAGAAAAAATCCCGTGAGAGCCCATTTAGTTTTTTTAATGAGATAGGTTCCTGTTTGGAGCTTTGGGCTGATTTGAAGTTTGAAAATGATGTAATTCTTAATAAAGCCTAAGCCAAATAAGGACATCAGCAAAGAGGAAAAAAACACACCTAACAACGCTTTTGCCCCTAATAATCTATGTTCTTCTTTTCGCAACATTTTATATTTGAATTCACGCTCTTTCTTTCGTTTAAGAAAACCTCGTTTCCATTTTCGCTCCTGTGATTCTTGAATCAGCTTAAGCTCCTCCTGACTGGCATCGGGAAACTGCTTTTCTAAAGAATAAAAGGAAGATGTGCTATGTCGAGCCAATTCTTCCCTGTTAGCTCGCTCTAAATTGGATTTTTCCCAGCGATCTGTATGAGGGGCATAATCCCAGTAATCGAATCTATCAGCGAAAAAAACTGCTCCTGCTTCAATGGTAAGAATCAACAAAAATAACAAAATCCAACCT
The sequence above is a segment of the Legionella sp. PC997 genome. Coding sequences within it:
- the traD gene encoding type IV conjugative transfer system coupling protein TraD — encoded protein: MSKAPNFKNYTRGGQISFHNLRMWDQITKTLSMICLFLWIVFTVFFAWIFIPLEKITHVLAFYYAHFLNLVGQKHTFELSFQGKAYKQTVDSILHYTYYQDNTTQVIDWLGKSAFWAFCLSLILGLVLAYYFIKRGKAQSDSQFVRGSQLKNSNEVRKKILRDKAHSDITIDTFPLIKNSEVQHVLVHGTVGTGKSQLIMKIMDCLRKRGDRVIVYDKGCSFIPHYYQEDSDVILNPFDKRCANWDMWLEAPRDSDFENMAESLIPMHGESDPFWVNASRTVFSCLGSVMRHHSDCSLEKLLKLILTDEFSALEEYLQGTPAATLVCTKIEKTAISIRATLTTYLKSFSALAQLNQEGEPPFSIRDYILDEQQKGWLFISSNGETHKSLKPLISMWLAQASLALLSLKPDRNRRIWFICDELPSLHKLPLLGETIAEVRKFGGCFLLGMQSFSQLTKVYGQAGAKEIFDLLNTRFFFRSPSSDMARLVALELGEEEIEESRENYSYGANSIRDGISLGAQRVTRPIVSYPQIMELKDLHCFVRLPGHYPITQLALNLGFRTTKTNGFIERSMPLGFNFSQLKSFDDWESSTDGHMRNKQALMNTNAEHKYIDELTEL